In Marisediminicola antarctica, one DNA window encodes the following:
- a CDS encoding MarR family winged helix-turn-helix transcriptional regulator, with translation MTVREQPRTVRQRSLTVDEHSVTVDEHPVTVDGHTVTLEGHPLTVDGHTVTVDEHPVTVDGQPVPAPEQQSVTDREASLHRVVARIGVVTRDFAASGAYPFKAYNLGRGPMNLLFALSQSDGASVSELADRLNVTSSAVSQTVDMLRAVALVTSETNPADRRGRIIRLTDAARVEVDQFQRAYFDGIAPRFDALSVAEIVELDRILSLLHDRSPDDRSGTR, from the coding sequence ATGACCGTGCGCGAGCAGCCGAGGACCGTGCGCCAGCGGTCGCTGACCGTCGACGAGCACTCGGTGACCGTTGACGAGCACCCGGTGACCGTCGACGGGCACACGGTGACCTTGGAGGGGCACCCGCTGACCGTCGACGGGCACACGGTGACCGTTGACGAGCACCCCGTGACCGTGGACGGGCAGCCAGTGCCCGCGCCCGAGCAGCAGTCGGTAACCGACCGCGAGGCCTCGCTGCACCGGGTGGTCGCGCGCATCGGCGTCGTCACCCGCGACTTCGCGGCGAGCGGGGCGTATCCGTTCAAGGCCTACAACCTGGGACGCGGGCCCATGAACCTCCTCTTCGCGCTGTCGCAGTCCGATGGCGCAAGCGTGTCCGAGTTGGCCGACAGGCTGAACGTCACCAGCAGCGCCGTGAGCCAGACCGTCGACATGCTGCGCGCCGTCGCTCTCGTGACGAGCGAGACCAACCCCGCCGACCGGCGCGGGCGGATCATCCGGCTCACCGACGCCGCGCGCGTCGAGGTCGACCAGTTCCAGCGGGCCTACTTCGACGGCATCGCCCCGCGGTTCGATGCGCTCAGCGTCGCCGAGATCGTCGAGCTCGACCGAATCCTCTCGCTCCTCCACGACCGGAGTCCCGACGACCGCAGCGGCACCCGATGA
- a CDS encoding SDR family NAD(P)-dependent oxidoreductase: protein MDLNLTGKTALVTGGTKGIGRAIVDAFVSEGANVAFCARDADEVAAVEAAYADATPTVLGSVLNVRDAAALTAWVDDTAVRLGGIDMIVANVSALAIPDTAENWVESFEVDLMGTVNLVKASLPYLENSPAPSIVAISSVSGREADFASGPYGTAKSAIIGYISGLALQLADKGIRANVVSPGNTYEPGGVWAGIETGNPDLFSLAMGLNPTGRMGTPQEIADSVVFISSPRSSRTSGTNLVVDGALTRGMQF, encoded by the coding sequence ATGGACCTCAACCTCACGGGAAAAACTGCACTCGTCACCGGCGGAACCAAGGGAATCGGGCGCGCCATCGTCGACGCGTTCGTCTCGGAGGGCGCCAATGTCGCGTTCTGTGCGCGGGATGCCGATGAAGTCGCGGCCGTCGAGGCCGCCTACGCCGATGCCACACCGACGGTGCTCGGCTCGGTGCTGAACGTGCGCGACGCCGCCGCCCTCACCGCCTGGGTCGATGACACCGCCGTGCGCCTCGGCGGCATCGACATGATCGTGGCCAACGTGAGCGCCCTGGCGATTCCCGACACGGCGGAGAACTGGGTCGAGTCGTTCGAGGTCGACCTCATGGGCACCGTCAACCTCGTCAAGGCGTCGCTCCCCTACCTGGAGAACAGCCCCGCCCCCTCCATCGTCGCGATCTCGAGCGTCTCGGGGCGAGAAGCCGACTTCGCATCCGGCCCCTACGGCACCGCCAAATCCGCGATCATCGGCTACATCTCGGGGCTCGCCCTGCAGCTGGCCGACAAGGGAATCCGCGCCAACGTGGTCTCGCCCGGCAACACCTACGAGCCCGGCGGAGTGTGGGCGGGCATCGAGACCGGCAACCCCGACCTGTTCTCCCTGGCGATGGGGCTCAACCCGACCGGACGCATGGGCACCCCACAGGAGATCGCCGACAGCGTGGTCTTCATCTCGAGCCCGCGGTCGAGCCGCACGAGCGGCACGAACCTGGTCGTCGACGGGGCGCTGACCCGCGGCATGCAGTTCTGA
- a CDS encoding NAD(P)-dependent oxidoreductase, which yields MTNTTIALFGATGRTGRLVLAEALAEGHTVRALARRPEAITEASDRLTIVTGDVLDTAAVEQTVRGTDAVLSVFGHVKGSPPTVQTDGTRNIVEAMKREQITRIVSLSGGGLPAEEHDRPGVADRVIRLLLKALSPQVLDDAKGHLEVLQDSGLDWTVVRGPRLTDAPATGSYRVGWVGVNASTQISRGDLARFILTQVDDRQFVRELPFVSR from the coding sequence ATGACCAACACGACCATTGCCCTCTTCGGCGCGACCGGCCGCACCGGCCGACTGGTGCTCGCCGAGGCGCTGGCCGAAGGGCACACGGTGCGGGCCCTGGCCAGGCGTCCCGAGGCGATCACCGAGGCATCCGACCGCCTGACGATCGTGACGGGCGACGTCCTCGACACGGCGGCAGTCGAGCAGACTGTGCGCGGGACGGATGCGGTACTCAGCGTCTTCGGTCACGTGAAGGGCTCCCCGCCCACGGTGCAGACCGACGGCACCAGGAACATCGTCGAGGCGATGAAACGGGAGCAGATCACGCGCATCGTCTCGCTGTCGGGAGGGGGGCTGCCTGCCGAGGAGCACGATCGTCCCGGGGTGGCCGATCGCGTCATCCGCTTACTGCTGAAGGCTCTCTCGCCGCAGGTGCTCGACGACGCGAAGGGGCATCTCGAGGTGCTGCAGGACAGCGGTCTCGACTGGACCGTAGTTCGGGGGCCGCGCCTGACCGACGCCCCGGCGACCGGCTCGTACCGCGTGGGGTGGGTCGGCGTGAACGCCAGCACGCAGATCTCGCGTGGGGACCTGGCGCGGTTCATCCTGACCCAGGTGGATGACCGACAGTTCGTGCGCGAACTGCCGTTCGTCAGTCGATGA
- a CDS encoding helix-turn-helix domain-containing protein — protein MAARGEVRSPDALGRMLQQGRLVSGLTQRELADRLDTDQKYVWALESGKNTIVLERIFAMMRETGIRMYLEIEPPTSDSPDEPRG, from the coding sequence ATGGCAGCACGAGGAGAAGTACGCAGCCCCGACGCCCTCGGACGGATGCTGCAGCAGGGCCGACTCGTCAGCGGACTGACCCAGCGTGAGCTTGCGGACCGGCTCGATACCGACCAGAAGTACGTGTGGGCACTGGAGTCGGGCAAGAACACGATCGTGCTCGAACGCATCTTCGCGATGATGCGGGAGACCGGCATCCGGATGTATCTCGAGATCGAGCCGCCAACCTCCGACAGCCCGGACGAGCCCCGTGGCTGA
- a CDS encoding nucleotide pyrophosphohydrolase: MTARSVRDELAAFVAERDWGQFHTPENLAKSIAIEAGELLECFQWSPDADTDRVRGELADVLTYCILLAERIGADPDQLVLEKLAVTRAKYPADKARGRSAKYDAL, from the coding sequence ATTACCGCCCGTTCAGTCCGTGACGAACTCGCGGCCTTCGTGGCCGAGCGTGACTGGGGCCAGTTCCATACCCCCGAGAACCTCGCGAAGAGCATCGCGATCGAGGCCGGCGAGCTGCTCGAGTGCTTCCAGTGGAGCCCAGATGCTGACACCGATCGAGTGCGCGGCGAGCTGGCCGACGTACTCACCTACTGCATCCTGTTGGCAGAGCGCATCGGGGCGGATCCGGATCAACTCGTTCTCGAGAAGCTTGCCGTGACTCGGGCGAAGTATCCGGCCGATAAGGCGCGGGGGCGAAGCGCGAAGTATGACGCCCTTTGA
- a CDS encoding DUF2075 domain-containing protein, which produces MTPFDIARIAFTPTAVATWAGKDHRNTNWPVVYVLDDAQDGRKVVRGEHVDDVYVGESRNAAARMRQHFGSVEKRHLSTIRVIVDETFNKSVCLDLESYLIRMLAGDGSYRVLNRNDGITEADYYDRDRYRETFREVFDELARDGVFTRSIPEIENSDLFKLSPFKALTQDQAVAVEGILEGLFEDLAADTDSTIVVQGDPGTGKTVIAIYLIKLLVDIANTAPAEDRDSDTMFSDFFAEGFRELLTGIRVGLVVPQQSLRESIKKVFRKTPGLHPEMVMTAFDVGMADEHFDLLVVDESHRLNQRANQPSGVQNKKFRDITEKIFGWDDTTKTQLDWIRAKSKHQIFLLDAAQSVRPADVPPELLRELVLGARSTERHYPLVSQMRVQAGADYVGYVRGMLGGQPVTPQDFEGYDFRLFDSLAEMREEIRRKDAGSGLSRLLAGFAWPWKTKTDKSAYDIEVDGCQLRWNSTQRDWIASAKSLDEVGSIHTVQGYDLNYAGVVIGPDLRYDAVAGKLFVDRGSYFDAKGKENNRVSGKVYSDDDLLRFITNIYAVLLTRGIRGTYVYVCDPGLRAHLKKFIPVDK; this is translated from the coding sequence ATGACGCCCTTTGATATCGCACGGATCGCCTTCACCCCGACCGCTGTAGCGACCTGGGCGGGGAAAGACCACCGCAACACCAACTGGCCGGTGGTCTACGTGCTGGACGATGCCCAGGATGGGCGCAAGGTGGTCCGCGGCGAGCATGTCGACGACGTCTACGTCGGAGAATCGCGCAACGCAGCGGCCCGGATGCGGCAGCATTTCGGCTCCGTCGAGAAGCGGCACCTGAGTACGATCCGGGTCATCGTGGACGAGACGTTCAACAAGTCGGTCTGCCTCGACCTGGAGTCGTACCTCATCCGCATGCTGGCCGGCGACGGCTCCTACCGGGTGCTCAACCGCAACGACGGCATCACCGAGGCCGACTACTACGACCGCGACCGGTATCGCGAGACCTTTCGCGAGGTGTTCGATGAGCTCGCGCGCGATGGGGTCTTCACCCGAAGCATCCCGGAGATCGAGAACAGCGACCTCTTCAAGCTCTCGCCATTCAAGGCACTCACGCAGGACCAGGCCGTGGCGGTCGAGGGCATCCTCGAGGGGCTGTTCGAGGATCTCGCGGCCGATACCGACAGCACGATCGTCGTGCAGGGTGACCCCGGCACCGGCAAGACCGTCATCGCCATCTACCTGATCAAATTGCTGGTAGACATCGCGAACACGGCGCCGGCCGAAGACCGTGATAGCGACACCATGTTCTCGGACTTCTTTGCGGAGGGGTTCCGGGAGCTGCTCACGGGCATCCGAGTCGGCCTTGTTGTGCCGCAGCAGTCGTTGCGCGAGTCGATCAAGAAGGTGTTCCGCAAGACGCCCGGCTTGCACCCCGAGATGGTGATGACCGCGTTCGACGTCGGGATGGCGGATGAGCACTTCGACCTGCTCGTCGTCGACGAGTCGCACCGGCTCAACCAGCGCGCCAATCAGCCCTCCGGCGTGCAGAACAAGAAGTTCCGAGATATCACCGAGAAGATCTTCGGCTGGGATGACACAACGAAGACCCAGCTCGACTGGATCCGGGCGAAGAGCAAGCACCAGATATTCCTGCTGGATGCGGCGCAGAGCGTTCGTCCGGCCGATGTGCCGCCCGAGCTGTTGCGCGAGCTCGTGCTCGGCGCGCGGAGCACGGAGCGGCACTACCCGCTTGTGTCGCAGATGCGCGTGCAGGCTGGCGCGGACTATGTCGGCTATGTGAGGGGGATGCTTGGCGGTCAGCCGGTGACCCCTCAGGATTTCGAAGGCTACGATTTCCGCCTTTTCGACAGCCTCGCGGAGATGCGCGAGGAGATCCGACGCAAGGATGCTGGGTCGGGGCTCTCGCGTCTGCTCGCCGGGTTCGCTTGGCCGTGGAAGACGAAGACCGACAAGTCCGCGTACGACATCGAGGTCGACGGATGCCAGCTGCGCTGGAACAGCACACAGCGAGACTGGATCGCGTCGGCGAAGTCGCTCGACGAGGTCGGATCCATCCACACGGTGCAGGGCTACGACCTGAACTACGCCGGGGTGGTCATCGGGCCCGACCTTCGATACGACGCGGTCGCCGGCAAGCTGTTCGTCGATCGCGGGTCGTACTTCGACGCGAAGGGCAAGGAAAACAATCGGGTCAGCGGCAAGGTGTATTCCGATGACGACCTGCTGCGGTTCATCACGAACATTTATGCGGTGTTGCTGACCCGGGGGATTCGTGGGACGTACGTGTACGTGTGTGATCCGGGGTTGCGGGCGCATTTAAAAAAGTTCATCCCCGTCGACAAGTAG
- a CDS encoding SDR family oxidoreductase codes for MSAPGGAVLVTGSTGNVGRAVARHLALAGETVVSGVRDESSGGGAVRDTEARVLDFENPAGWPAALAGVDRMFLLRPPQISDVRRVLFPLIDRALDAGVRQIVFLSLQGVQFNAATPHHAVEKYLRERSAPFTFLRPNFFMQNLSTTYRDDIRDRGEIFVPAARARTAFVDTDDLGAVAAAVLTRPGHVGKAYTLSGEQSLDYYGVARQLTAALGYEVRYAAPSVEEYVARLTEQGAAADYIEVQKMIYRVVRMNVSAFPNRTIRRLTGRPATTFAQFAERERAAWAR; via the coding sequence ATGAGCGCGCCGGGCGGCGCGGTCCTCGTCACGGGCTCCACCGGAAACGTCGGCAGGGCGGTCGCCCGGCACCTCGCATTGGCCGGTGAGACGGTCGTCTCGGGCGTGCGCGACGAGTCCTCGGGCGGGGGCGCAGTGCGCGACACCGAGGCACGCGTGCTCGACTTCGAGAATCCCGCCGGCTGGCCTGCCGCGCTCGCCGGCGTCGACCGGATGTTCCTCCTCCGGCCCCCGCAGATCTCCGACGTGCGGCGCGTCCTCTTCCCCCTGATCGACAGGGCGCTGGATGCTGGCGTGCGGCAGATCGTGTTCCTCTCGCTTCAGGGGGTGCAGTTCAACGCGGCCACCCCGCACCACGCCGTCGAGAAGTACCTGAGGGAGCGGTCGGCGCCATTCACGTTCCTGCGCCCGAACTTCTTCATGCAGAACCTGTCGACCACGTACCGCGACGACATCCGCGATCGGGGCGAGATCTTCGTGCCGGCCGCGCGCGCCCGCACCGCCTTCGTCGACACCGACGACCTCGGCGCGGTGGCGGCGGCGGTACTGACCAGGCCAGGGCATGTGGGTAAGGCCTACACGCTTTCGGGAGAGCAGTCCCTCGATTACTACGGAGTCGCCCGTCAGCTCACGGCCGCCCTCGGCTACGAGGTGCGCTACGCGGCGCCGTCGGTCGAGGAGTACGTGGCGCGCCTCACGGAGCAGGGCGCGGCCGCGGACTACATCGAGGTGCAGAAGATGATCTACCGCGTCGTGCGGATGAACGTGTCGGCGTTCCCGAACCGCACCATCCGGCGCCTGACGGGGAGGCCCGCGACGACCTTCGCGCAGTTCGCGGAGCGCGAGAGGGCGGCGTGGGCGCGGTAG
- a CDS encoding DUF3375 domain-containing protein, protein MVTRSDAALVQSAARFDRVRRDSAWSLLRANQAPIVLAVLHANFVESGEARVPATVLFERIGDDLEALRVAGHELPQSPQRYVADWLDAGYLERRTGSAGTSGAGSGAGSSAAETYELSADALAALRIATEIVTPPRSVTESRLTTVMGQLEQLAIDTDTDVASRLESLTRERERLDHRISNIREGRIDVVAPDAALERIRDILLLAEQLPADFARVRRDVESLNVQFRRDIIESDGARGEVLDALFRGVDVLQDNEAGRSFGAFYALLINPERSAGLDRSIDDVLTRDALGSLKPAERIALRTLVERLTSRGGEVHEVYASLARSLRTFVQQREYVEERRVSRLLKQAQRAFGELSGDGSLIRPTGFTLSLSKAQLGSVSQFTMTAPDTERPPGLVDNPPVELDLDRVRELINESDINLYELRRNVDATLEDLPVASISDVLDRYPATQGLGSLIGLLSIGLERTVNGRAVLVENERDLVAWGDSGLAARVPTILFTQSSEEHP, encoded by the coding sequence ATGGTGACCCGCAGTGACGCCGCCCTGGTGCAGAGCGCGGCCCGGTTCGACCGGGTTCGCAGAGACTCCGCGTGGTCTCTGCTGCGCGCGAACCAGGCGCCCATCGTGCTCGCGGTGCTGCACGCCAACTTCGTCGAGTCGGGCGAGGCGCGCGTGCCGGCGACCGTGCTGTTCGAGCGGATCGGCGACGATCTCGAGGCGCTGCGAGTCGCCGGGCACGAGCTGCCGCAGTCGCCCCAGCGGTACGTCGCGGACTGGCTCGACGCGGGCTATCTCGAGCGCCGCACCGGATCGGCCGGCACCTCGGGCGCCGGATCGGGCGCCGGATCGAGCGCCGCAGAGACCTACGAACTCTCCGCCGATGCCCTCGCTGCTCTGCGCATCGCGACCGAGATCGTCACCCCGCCGCGCTCGGTCACCGAGAGCCGCTTGACCACGGTCATGGGCCAACTCGAGCAGCTCGCGATCGATACCGACACCGACGTCGCCTCCCGGCTCGAGTCCCTCACGCGCGAACGGGAGCGGCTCGACCACCGCATCTCGAACATCCGCGAGGGGCGCATCGACGTCGTCGCCCCGGATGCCGCGCTCGAACGCATCCGGGACATCCTGCTGCTCGCCGAGCAGCTCCCGGCCGACTTCGCTCGGGTGCGACGCGATGTCGAGTCGCTCAACGTGCAGTTCCGGCGGGACATCATCGAGAGCGACGGAGCGCGCGGCGAGGTGCTCGATGCGCTGTTCCGCGGAGTCGACGTGCTGCAGGACAACGAGGCCGGCCGCAGCTTCGGCGCGTTCTATGCCCTGCTCATCAATCCTGAACGCAGCGCCGGGCTCGACCGCTCGATCGACGACGTGCTCACCCGCGACGCCCTCGGTTCGCTCAAGCCGGCCGAACGCATCGCCCTGCGCACCCTCGTCGAACGCCTCACCTCCCGCGGCGGAGAGGTGCACGAGGTCTACGCCTCCCTCGCCCGGAGCCTGCGCACGTTCGTGCAGCAGCGCGAATACGTGGAGGAGCGCCGCGTCAGCCGGCTGCTCAAGCAGGCACAACGCGCGTTCGGCGAGTTGAGCGGCGACGGCAGCCTCATCCGTCCGACCGGATTCACGCTCAGCCTCAGCAAGGCGCAGCTGGGGTCGGTCAGCCAGTTCACGATGACCGCACCCGACACCGAGCGCCCGCCCGGTCTCGTCGACAACCCCCCGGTCGAGCTCGACCTCGATCGGGTGCGCGAACTCATCAACGAAAGCGACATCAACCTGTACGAGCTTCGCCGCAATGTCGACGCGACACTCGAAGATCTGCCGGTCGCGAGCATCAGTGATGTGCTCGACCGGTATCCGGCGACTCAGGGACTCGGTAGTCTCATCGGGCTGCTGTCGATCGGGCTCGAGCGCACCGTCAACGGCCGCGCCGTGCTCGTCGAGAACGAGCGCGATCTTGTGGCCTGGGGTGATTCGGGGCTCGCCGCCCGCGTGCCCACCATTCTCTTCACCCAATCGAGCGAGGAGCATCCATGA
- a CDS encoding type II toxin-antitoxin system HipA family toxin — protein sequence MADLRVELCGELVGRLVGTDRRSFDFVADPQAIETFGLGSTMLSESVPFELVANRSRGARRRNFFAELLPEGMALDSLAAELRVSTDDIIPLLAQYGRDVAGAVQIYDPEAPGEPCTPELAPVDADEVGRMLANTQSAPLGNHPQSGRTSLAGVQDKIVLARQGSQWFQVLDGYPSSHIIKSPSTRHPTITFDEEYGFRAAKAAGLTTFDSWIEDFGDVRGLVIERYDRSRESPDGRIHQEDMNQALGAAKNEKYQEFGGKVSLRRIAGVLGRNGDRRSVDQLLRLVTVSQALGNLDLHGKNISMLHLRDGSTRIAPAYDVVPQTHLDSGGRMALAINGKYAHATIAMDDLVAEGESWKVRSPRPLVAEALEAVEAFVAAENPDAGSYSGLREDIARFTANLLGGRPTGSR from the coding sequence GTGGCTGACCTGCGCGTAGAGCTCTGCGGCGAACTCGTCGGCCGCCTCGTCGGCACCGACCGGCGCTCGTTCGATTTCGTCGCCGACCCCCAGGCCATCGAGACCTTCGGGCTCGGCAGCACGATGCTCTCCGAATCGGTTCCCTTCGAGCTCGTCGCCAACCGCAGTAGGGGCGCACGTCGCCGCAACTTTTTCGCCGAGCTGCTTCCCGAGGGCATGGCGCTCGACAGCCTCGCCGCCGAATTGCGAGTGTCGACCGACGACATCATCCCGCTGCTGGCGCAGTACGGCAGGGACGTCGCCGGCGCCGTGCAGATTTACGACCCCGAGGCGCCAGGCGAGCCGTGCACCCCGGAACTCGCTCCGGTCGACGCCGACGAGGTGGGCCGGATGCTGGCGAACACGCAGTCCGCTCCCCTCGGCAACCATCCGCAGTCGGGCCGTACCTCGCTGGCGGGTGTGCAGGACAAGATCGTGCTGGCGCGCCAGGGCAGTCAGTGGTTCCAGGTTCTCGATGGGTATCCGTCCAGCCACATCATCAAGTCGCCGTCGACGCGTCATCCGACGATCACCTTCGACGAAGAGTACGGCTTCCGTGCGGCCAAGGCGGCCGGCCTCACGACGTTCGACAGCTGGATCGAGGACTTCGGCGACGTTCGCGGCCTGGTGATCGAGCGATACGACAGGTCGCGCGAGTCGCCCGATGGACGCATCCATCAGGAGGACATGAATCAGGCCCTGGGCGCCGCAAAGAACGAGAAATACCAGGAGTTCGGAGGCAAGGTCTCGCTTCGCCGAATCGCCGGGGTGCTGGGTCGGAACGGCGACCGGCGTTCGGTGGACCAGCTTCTCCGGCTCGTGACCGTCTCGCAGGCGCTGGGCAACCTCGATCTGCACGGCAAGAACATCAGCATGCTGCACCTGCGCGACGGGAGCACGAGAATAGCGCCGGCCTACGACGTTGTGCCACAGACCCACCTCGACAGCGGGGGAAGGATGGCGCTGGCTATCAATGGCAAGTACGCGCATGCCACGATCGCGATGGACGACCTTGTCGCCGAGGGTGAATCGTGGAAGGTTCGTTCGCCTCGCCCGCTCGTCGCCGAGGCGCTGGAAGCGGTCGAGGCGTTCGTGGCCGCGGAAAACCCTGACGCTGGATCGTATTCCGGGCTGCGGGAGGATATTGCCCGGTTCACGGCGAACCTGCTGGGTGGACGGCCGACCGGGTCCCGCTGA
- a CDS encoding NYN domain-containing protein: MDDPVGRRDIAVFIDMENLFGGYGADVSGVPLSRILNEIHAEVKSLEVGSLAATTRAYANWGFKGMTTYHREVLENGVEPVHIFSNDGRASANHDGRRKNAADIQLVVDALTVAVEAPWVKVFVIVSGDGDFVPLVRRLQYLGKVVIGVGLSDGRAGGVSKLLRTVVDHFLEVRVGEDLLSPVPPVARAKADATATKPAAAALSSVPSDRIPSLKEYVATVVQLTKSHPNALKSGAVDGAVMGGLLRRRWPRVTYSDFDYRTLGSFIEDACKLPMFRPNVANASPTATPQPTTVTPPSLRAELEAVPPRISYPEIGPLTKVLTELTLQFEPLPFDDLSDRVGGELSDVPAEQIRLALRLLLSVGAFSEVGMDGLNLSGDVASVEDGISLVLDDAQRRARTIDRSVTKAEVEAALFPE, from the coding sequence ATGGACGACCCCGTCGGACGCAGAGACATTGCGGTCTTCATCGACATGGAGAACCTGTTCGGCGGGTACGGGGCGGATGTCTCGGGGGTGCCGCTCTCCCGCATCCTGAACGAGATCCATGCGGAGGTGAAGAGCCTCGAGGTTGGTTCCCTCGCCGCGACCACTCGGGCCTACGCGAACTGGGGCTTCAAGGGCATGACCACCTACCACCGTGAGGTGCTCGAGAACGGGGTGGAGCCCGTGCACATCTTCTCCAACGACGGCCGAGCATCCGCCAATCACGACGGCCGGCGCAAGAATGCCGCCGACATCCAGCTCGTGGTCGACGCGCTGACGGTCGCCGTCGAGGCGCCCTGGGTGAAGGTATTCGTCATCGTCAGCGGCGACGGTGACTTCGTTCCTCTCGTGCGGCGCCTCCAGTATCTCGGAAAAGTCGTCATCGGGGTCGGCCTGAGCGACGGACGGGCGGGCGGCGTCAGCAAACTCCTGCGCACCGTGGTCGACCACTTTCTGGAGGTGCGGGTTGGCGAGGACCTGCTGAGCCCCGTGCCACCCGTGGCCCGCGCGAAGGCCGATGCGACGGCCACGAAGCCGGCCGCAGCGGCACTGTCCTCGGTGCCCTCCGACAGAATCCCGTCGCTCAAGGAGTACGTCGCGACCGTGGTCCAGCTCACCAAATCGCACCCGAATGCACTGAAATCGGGCGCGGTGGATGGCGCGGTGATGGGCGGTCTGCTGCGCCGCCGGTGGCCACGGGTCACCTACTCGGACTTCGATTACAGAACGCTCGGCAGTTTCATCGAGGATGCCTGCAAGCTCCCGATGTTCCGCCCCAACGTTGCGAACGCCTCGCCCACCGCCACCCCGCAGCCCACGACGGTGACTCCACCGTCACTGCGGGCAGAGCTCGAGGCGGTGCCGCCGCGCATCTCCTATCCCGAGATTGGGCCGCTGACCAAGGTGTTGACCGAGCTGACGCTCCAATTCGAGCCACTGCCGTTCGACGACCTGTCAGACCGCGTCGGGGGCGAGCTATCGGACGTGCCTGCCGAGCAAATCCGTCTCGCCCTGCGACTGCTCCTCTCCGTCGGGGCGTTCAGCGAGGTCGGCATGGACGGCCTGAATCTGAGCGGCGACGTAGCATCCGTCGAGGACGGCATCAGCCTCGTGCTCGACGACGCACAGCGGCGGGCCCGGACGATCGATCGCAGCGTGACTAAGGCCGAGGTCGAGGCTGCTCTGTTTCCTGAGTGA
- a CDS encoding acetamidase/formamidase family protein → MNIVEFTPERSQYVYTFGGAEPVMRVNPGTALALWSEDAYNHALRSVDDLASAKLDVRYLNPQTGPFYIVGAEAGDTLAVHIVSLTPARSWGASATIPFFGGLTSTDRTAMLQPALPEATWIYEVDTDAGTVGFQSRFGDFEVALPLAPMLGTVGVAPAGSEVRSSLVPERFGGNMDTPEMKAGTTAYLGVNVEGALLSIGDGHYRQGEGEACGTAVEGAMNSVIIVELIKGGGPLWPRLENDDYWMVVGSSRPMEDSWRIAQLEMTRWMAEMFDLHEMDAYQLLSQITETPIANVVDTNYSVVVKVPKKYFTRVQAFDGMHRELRGRARRV, encoded by the coding sequence ATGAACATCGTCGAGTTCACCCCGGAGCGGTCGCAGTACGTCTACACCTTCGGTGGTGCCGAGCCCGTGATGCGGGTGAACCCCGGCACGGCGCTCGCCCTCTGGTCGGAGGATGCCTACAACCACGCCCTCCGCTCGGTCGACGACCTCGCGAGCGCCAAGCTCGACGTGCGCTACCTCAACCCGCAGACCGGTCCGTTCTACATCGTCGGCGCCGAGGCCGGCGACACCCTCGCCGTGCACATCGTGAGCCTCACCCCGGCGCGCAGCTGGGGAGCATCCGCCACCATCCCGTTCTTCGGCGGCCTCACGAGCACCGACCGCACCGCCATGCTGCAACCCGCACTCCCCGAGGCGACCTGGATCTACGAGGTGGACACGGATGCCGGAACCGTCGGCTTCCAGTCGCGCTTCGGCGACTTCGAGGTGGCACTGCCGCTGGCCCCGATGCTCGGAACAGTGGGCGTCGCACCCGCCGGCAGCGAGGTGCGGTCATCACTCGTCCCGGAGCGGTTCGGCGGCAACATGGACACCCCCGAGATGAAGGCCGGCACCACCGCCTACCTCGGCGTCAATGTGGAGGGCGCGCTGCTCTCGATCGGCGACGGGCACTACCGGCAGGGCGAGGGCGAGGCGTGCGGCACGGCCGTCGAGGGTGCCATGAACTCGGTGATCATCGTCGAGCTGATCAAGGGCGGCGGGCCGCTCTGGCCCAGGCTCGAGAACGACGACTACTGGATGGTCGTCGGCTCGTCGCGTCCGATGGAGGACTCCTGGCGTATCGCGCAGCTGGAGATGACCCGATGGATGGCGGAGATGTTCGACCTGCACGAGATGGATGCCTACCAGCTGCTCAGCCAGATCACCGAGACGCCGATCGCGAACGTCGTCGATACCAACTACAGCGTGGTGGTGAAGGTTCCGAAGAAGTACTTCACGCGCGTGCAGGCCTTCGACGGGATGCACCGCGAACTGCGGGGGCGCGCGCGCCGCGTTTGA